One segment of Kogia breviceps isolate mKogBre1 chromosome 14, mKogBre1 haplotype 1, whole genome shotgun sequence DNA contains the following:
- the SOX12 gene encoding transcription factor SOX-12, protein MVQQRGARAKRDGGPPPPGPGPAEEGAREPGWCKTPSGHIKRPMNAFMVWSQHERRKIMDQWPDMHNAEISKRLGRRWQLLQDSEKIPFVREAERLRLKHMADYPDYKYRPRKKSKGAPAKARPRPPGGGGSRLKPGPQLPSRGGRRAAGGPLGGGAAAPEDDDEDDDEELLEVRLVETPGRELWRMVPAGRAARGQAERSQGPSGEGAAVTNASPTPSEDEEPEEEEEEAAATEEGEEETVASGEEPLGFLSRLPPGPAGLDCSALDRDPDLPPPSGTSHFEFPDYCTPEVTEMIAGDWRPSSIADLVFTY, encoded by the coding sequence ATGGTGCAGCAGCGGGGCGCGAGGGCCAAGCGGGACGGCGGGCCACCGCCCCCGGGGCCCGGGCCGGCCGAGGAGGGGGCGCGTGAGCCCGGCTGGTGCAAGACCCCGAGCGGCCACATTAAGAGACCGATGAACGCGTTCATGGTGTGGTCGCAGCACGAACGGCGGAAGATCATGGACCAGTGGCCCGACATGCACAACGCCGAGATCTCCAAGCGCCTGGGCCGCCGCTGGCAGCTGCTGCAGGACTCGGAGAAGATCCCGTTCGTGCGGGAGGCGGAGCGGCTGCGCCTCAAGCACATGGCGGATTACCCGGACTACAAGTACCGGCCGCGCAAAAAGAGCAAGGGGGCGCCCGCCAAGGCGCGGCCCCGCCcccccggcggcggcggcagccggCTCAAGCCCGGGCCGCAGCTGCCTAGCCGCGGGGGCCGCCGAGCGGCGGGAGGGCCTTTGGGGGGCGGCGCGGCGGCGCCCGAGGACGACGACGAGGACGACGACGAGGAGCTGCTGGAAGTGCGCCTGGTCGAGACCCCCGGGCGGGAGCTGTGGAGGATGGTCCCGGCGGGGCGGGCCGCCCGGGGACAAGCGGAGCGTTCCCAGGGGCCGTCGGGCGAGGGGGCGGCTGTCACCAACGCCTCCCCGACTCCGTCGGAGGACGAGGAGccggaggaagaggaggaggaggcggcggcgacGGAGGAAGGCGAAGAGGAGACGGTGGCGTCGGGGGAGGAGCCGCTGGGCTTTCTGTCCAGACTGCCCCCCGGCCCTGCCGGCCTGGACTGCAGCGCCCTGGACCGCGACCCAGACCTGCCGCCCCCCTCGGGCACGTCGCACTTCGAGTTCCCGGACTACTGCACCCCCGAGGTTACCGAGATGATCGCAGGGGACTGGCGCCCGTCTAGCATCGCCGACCTGGTTTTCACCTACTGA